A genome region from Arthrobacter sp. V1I9 includes the following:
- a CDS encoding PH domain-containing protein, which translates to MTEVIHDKWEQLEQIRAGLLQGEIVYAVYDCIGVGTGFVGITNMRVILQDKSFVGNKLAVVSVPYKNIRSVSMLSNKSMMGRFASTSSIGIDTGGSIKEADFRGDDKAKHAHDLILWNMLTNK; encoded by the coding sequence TTGACTGAGGTCATCCACGACAAGTGGGAACAGCTCGAGCAAATCAGGGCCGGGCTCCTGCAAGGCGAAATCGTCTACGCCGTTTACGACTGCATCGGTGTCGGTACCGGCTTCGTCGGTATCACCAACATGCGCGTCATCCTCCAGGACAAGAGCTTCGTAGGAAACAAGCTCGCCGTCGTGTCAGTGCCCTACAAGAACATCCGCTCGGTCTCCATGCTGTCCAACAAGTCGATGATGGGCAGGTTCGCGTCAACCTCGAGCATTGGAATCGACACGGGTGGCAGCATCAAGGAAGCGGACTTCCGCGGCGACGACAAAGCCAAACACGCCCACGACCTGATCCTTTGGAACATGCTGACTAATAAATAG
- a CDS encoding TM2 domain-containing protein: protein MPQPPQYSAQPPMPQQPQYSGQPPMPQQPHYSAQPPMPQPGYGYPQSKSKIAAGLLGIFLGALGVHRFYLGYTKIGIIQLVLAMVLSALGLGFLALWGVIEGIMILVGAVYFQRDAHGVPLRK, encoded by the coding sequence ATGCCGCAACCACCGCAATACTCGGCACAGCCGCCGATGCCGCAGCAGCCGCAGTACTCCGGCCAACCGCCCATGCCGCAGCAGCCCCACTACTCTGCCCAGCCCCCCATGCCGCAGCCGGGCTACGGCTACCCACAGTCCAAGTCGAAGATTGCAGCAGGTTTGCTGGGCATATTCCTGGGCGCCCTGGGTGTGCACCGCTTTTACCTGGGGTATACAAAGATCGGCATCATCCAACTCGTGCTCGCGATGGTCCTGAGTGCCCTTGGTCTGGGCTTCCTTGCCCTGTGGGGCGTCATCGAGGGCATCATGATCCTCGTAGGAGCCGTCTACTTCCAGCGGGATGCCCACGGCGTTCCGCTCCGCAAATAA